In Brienomyrus brachyistius isolate T26 chromosome 2, BBRACH_0.4, whole genome shotgun sequence, the genomic window aaacccatccagctgtttcacattaacattagtgacacatgcatgattataggagactgaccaatcagcacacagcaagtacTCGGTgtttaagtgaaatccaggtcctgtTGATTGAAATGGTAGCTTACAAAGCATATCCTAGCTCAGTGACCCCCCTGACATGCAGTAGGTGGTCCCCTAGACCACGGACAAAGTGCATAAATAAAAAATGGCAGCTGTGAATGTTAAAATACTTCAGTGCTTGGTGTCGCTTAAAATGCGACCGACCCGAAAGTTTTTGTGGATCTTCGTGGATTTTCACTTAAAACACTTCattaaaattcattaaagtCATAAAAACGACTTCATCGTGGTTAGAATATCATCGTAATGAATATCTGCTTCGCCTACCGAAAGCCGCTTTGATATTACaaggcagggcactgggctgcagGAGCAATATGTACACAGCCTACAATCTATGTAACTTCCTTAAAACTGAATTTGTATAATGATAAAAGATGCTGACGAAGGTTTGTAGCGCATTTACGAGCATTAACAGACAGACATTTAAAAGCCCCTCCATTCGACTCTGCTGACAATGTAAATTTCCCACTGGTATATATACTAGCTATTAAAACCAAAGTGGGACCAATGGCCATTTCTCCGAGAGAAATACCAGTCAGACTCGTTTTTTTTTCGTTCTGAAAAGTGGTTGCCGTCGGTTACCAAAAATGAGAGATGAGGAGGTATGCGCAGCGGGATTATTCAGTCAAACCATGATCGTGAATATACTAattgtataatttatttaacaaaTTTAATAATGTATGGCTATTTGGAAACTCAGTGTTTCAAGTAAATGTAATTATTTCCTTACATAAACATTATTTCCGTACAGATATATTATATCctcctataataataataataataattcagacctagcctcagagccactacTCCACGTGAATTtcgtaaagggaggggaggtAAGTATGGTAATAGCGCCATCTGGCGACAGTATGTAATACTTCGGAAAACCGTAACAAAGGAGACAACGATCGATCTTCCAGGTTTTTATTTGCGTGGTAATGGGAAGCATATTGTCGGAAACTCCCCATTGCTGACCTGCCCTGTTATTTTGGGCCTTGTGGACATCCTGTTAGTCTTAACATTCCGATCACTCTCATTCTAGTGTTAGGACTCGCAGAAATGTCATTCACTGGAGGTTTTTGGAGTTTTGTTCATCACTCCATTCTCTGTAAAATCCCAGTTGGGCGGCTGCTTCAGAGACGCCAGAGGCACCGTGTTCGGGGCCTACAATCATATCACATCACATGGCCCCCTAAACTGaacccataacagtctgctaaccTGAGCGATAACACGAAAAGCCTGTTTGTTACCGTTTTCTTAACAAACAGTACTGTATTGCAGAACTGCATATCAAATGCAAAGGTTTTTCAATAAAATACAAGCCATCTAAATTGTGTCCCTGTATGTACAAAGTCACTGCTATACTCACTGGGAGCGCCATGCTTTGGCCCCTTCCGTCAAAATGCAGAACAACGGCAGTGAAAAGTCTAAAACTTAGAGTCAGAAAGACAGTGATCCCGAGGGATACAGGTTACCGTGAGAAGGATGAACGGCGTAGCCAAGGCAAGACTTTTATTATTAAAGGCGGAGCATGCACTTACGCTAACAAATATTATGTAtcactaatatttaaataacatGATTTTTGGGATCCATATCAGTTCAGTATTATTTTTGGCATAAGCGTCGTCTGAGTTTCTGCAACAGTGGAAGGGTCATTGCTTCAAATTAGCAGCACAAATCTTAGTTTAAATTAAGCATGTAAATCATTAATAAGAGAACAAACACAAGCACACCCTAGATAAGTTGCCCACTGCATAACGATCGACTGCCCCAGTCTCTTCCGGGGCCTCCCTCCTCCGCAACAGAGCAAGAGCTGCTGTTTCGCATAAGGAGGCGGGGATTTGGTGTTGGATATACGGATTCTACGCACACGGGACGCCATTTTAATCGCACCATAGACTACAACTACCAGATACCATAGCGATCCACtttaaacacaaataaatacacaatCCACTTCACACAAACAAGTGTGTCTCTCACAAACATAAAATGATAAGACACAACCCCGTGCTGGCCACTGTGCCCCCACGCCCACTCGGGCGGTGtgtaaaaaggaaaagaaatgcAATATCTTGTGTCAGGACAGTTTAAGAGTCACATATATGCACAACGGTGACCTTGGTCCTGCGTCAGTCGTCCACTAGACATCACTAGGGAGTACGCAACACGTGGCGTCAAAGGATGTCTATCAGCACGTTTGGCTCAATGGTGTACAAGCAAGTACAAATTAACAAACAAACTGTGTATTTACCAGTCATCCTGTTTCTTAAGTACAGGGCAGAGGACAGCGAGAAGGGAGGCTTTTACACCCATAGTAAGTGGCCTGTTACTGCGTTGTAAAACAATACACAGGTTCAATTCAGCCTCGTTTGTCTTTCTTTCTGTACCCACATTTTTCCTTCGTCAaatttattacacaaaaaagtGCAGAATCGGAAAGTCGAACGTGCAGCATTGTGCAGTAACAGCAGCGCAATGCCTTCAGGCACTGTTAACAAAAAACAGAACTAACGGAAACCTTTACCCAGACGTGTCATGCACGAAATGGGCTGCTTTAGTTAAATGTGACCGGAAGGTTCCTGGATTTCACAGCTGgccccctgagcaagacccttaacagcAAGTGACCCTGACTGTTCATATGCCAATATAGAatgttaatccatccatccatccattttccaaaccgcttatcctattgggtcgtggggggtccggagcctatcccagaagcaatgggcacgaggcagggaacaacccaggatggggggccagcccatcgcagggcacactcacacaccattcactcacacatgcacacctatgggcaatttagcaagtccaattagcctcagcatgtttttggactgtggggggaaaccggagtacccggaggaaaccccacgacgacatggggagaacatgcaaactccacacacatgtgacccaggcggagactcgaacccgggtcccagactaaccactgcaccaccatgctgcccccgaaatatacataaaaaaaaatatataatagttAAGTATCACCTTTGAAACAGTACATGGGCACATAGTCTTTAGCATGTAAACTTGGCTTTCTGGAAGTCTGGCCAAACTTGGAGGAGATCCGCAGGGTGGAATCCGATCACCAGCACGCGTCTGAAATAAGCACACCTCTCATACTGTATGTGGCGGATTTCAAACAGGTTGTGGAATGAGGTGAAGCTAAAGGCGTACGTTGGCTTGATGCCCAGGATGCGTAGACATAATCCCACATATACGTCTTCAAGGGGAACTGGAGGTATGAATTTAGATGCCCGCAAAATCTTTTCGGCGAGGTCGACTGAAAAGACGTAACCGGCCCCAGAGACATAGGGAGGAAACCAGGTGGCAGGGTATGCTTCCTCAGATATGTACCACCTGCTTCCTCTGTCCCTCCGCGGGCGGCCATCGTTAATCACCGACCCTGTGATGTAGTTTTGCTTGACTGAGCTTTGATTGTGGATCAGGAGCTTTCCGACCAGGCAGTGCACATTGAGGAAGGTGTCCGCATCAACCTTCATGGCATAAGAGGCTCTCCGGCAGTTAGAGGCTAACCAGTCCATCATCATCAAGGTTTTAATGGTCAGGTTATGGTAACTGTCCAGGAAGTCCAACTGGATAATATCTGCATGCTGAAGTGCTTCACTTTCCAGGTCCATCTGGACACGATGACTGTCCTTTCCAGTGGGAAGGCCCACAAAGAAGAGCCGTATAATCTCAATGTTGGTTATTTGGTCCTTCTTCCCCCAAGTTTTCCTGATAACGTCTCTAGAAGCACGGTCACCTGGAGCCACCGGAACCATCAGCACTAGGAATGGACTTCTCTCCCTGCACTTGTCCAGCTGGTTAAGTACATATCTGTACGAAGATGGAGAGATTAGCTTGTAAAGGTCTTTGGATATGGGTTGCAGGCTGGTCATTGGGCTTGCATTCCAAAACGTTTTCAAAAAGAAACCGAGGAAGAAGGTAAGCAAAGCTGCTGAAGTCACGACTGTGAGGATCATGCGACAGGACAGCCTTACCATTTCTCCGTAAAAAGAGACTCACGAATTCCTACAAAACGTATATCTGCTTGTCCCATGAAAAGTCCGTGGCGTTTGCTTTTGGATATCCATAAAAGGATCTTACACTTTACCCCCGGCGCACTTCCCACTTCTGCTCCACAACTTCCGCATAAGCACTTCGCCTattacagcctgaagtccaGGAACTTTCTGAAACTTCGCAGCGCGAAATAAATAcaagaaaataaatgcaaaacatCACGTACACAACACGCCCGATGTTTTTTCATGTAACGATAAACATTAGCATGTCAGAAAGGCTACATGGGTTACTTTAATTGTATGAAATTTTGATTGATATTATAACTATTATAAATATTGAGTACCAGAAATGTAATAACCTATGCTGTTGTAATCATTAAAAAGATTATAAGACTCAAGCGTTTATAAATCTGAGGACGTATTTGTTTCAATTTTACATACAAACATGCAATTTGGGACGGCGAATGTTTGTAGTAACTGAAATGTTAAAGTGCAGTTGACTTAGCAGTGCTACCAAATCTCACGAGATAAATGAGCAACTACACTTATGTAAACAAGCCCAAGATAAGTCCATTGCGCAAAGAAAATTCGAAAAATCTAGCCCCAAACAAGCCCAATAAACTCGATTACACTGAATACAGTTAGTCCTGTATTTGCCATATTATTTGTGTTCCTTGTAAATATAGCACACATTCAACAGTAACTGAAATAGTGGAGGCATGGTTTTAACGTTTAACTCCTCACGGCTTGCCAAAAACTAAACATGGTCCTTCGTAGCGCATTTGATACAAATTATTGGATACTGAACACAAACAAAATATTTGAGAGATAGAAAGGTAAAATTATTTAATATATCTGCGTAACAAGAACTTAAATAACCTTTAATCACTCATTCAATATTAAATTCTGGCCAAAAATACATTTAGATAATGTGGTGTGAAATGGTGTAAATTCTTTAATTAAGCTATCTAGCCAAAACGGCTGTAATTTATGGAAGCCCATTTCCGCcagtaaaggaaaaaaaatgaaatagaaAGTCGAAATTATGAGATAGAAAGTCGAAGTTACGAGATAAGAAGTACGCATGCGCTCCAGTCCAGCTGAAGGCCTGTCATCGCCTCATTGGCGTCAATGAGGAGACACAGTGCAAACGTAAGCATTACAAGTGATGCTTTTAAATGTCAGATACAACTGGCAGACTCTGAATCCCTCGTCTCACTACATTATTCTTAGTCTTGCTGGACTGAGTGTCTTGACCAAACATTTGGAACTGCTGTTCAATAAAGGTTGCCACCTCCGCCACATAGGTTTTATGCTTCCGTCGGCAGAGTTGCTTTTTGCTTAAAATCCTCTCAAGGGTGCGTTTGCTTAATACAATGGCATGCAATTCAACAAGTAAATTAAGTATTTCATTTGTTGTAAAGCCACGTTAAAAGTAATCCTCAATGAAGTCATCCACTACTATGTTAAACCGAATGCGACCTCGAGCTAAAGATGTGATATTCGGACTGCTGTGTGAAAGCATTTGACTTTCTATCTCGTAATTTCGACTTTTTTATTATCTAGTAATTTCGACTTTTTATCTCGTAATTTTGACTTTCTATCTCGTAATTATGACTTTCCATCTCGTAATTTCGACATTTTTATCTCGTAATTATGACTTTTTATCTCGTATTCATGACTATGTATCTCGTAATTTCGACTTtctatttcattctttttcttttACTGGCAGAAATGGGCTTCCATAGTAACTAACCAGAAAGGAAACCAGTGAATTGATGTGTGAATCAGAAGAAGAATGCGGCTATACAGCGACTGTAAAAAAGCGGAAAATCAAGAATACGTACGTACACCACCCCACCCACACCGACCCACCCCCACGCCATTCCCAGTTTCCAATTACTCTGTCTGGCAGGTGACGAGATTTTCAAAACTAAAAACCAGGACAATAGGTGCCACGTACATCTCATGCCTCCGTGTCTGTAATCCCCGCCAGTCACGGTGTGGAAATGGAAGGATTTTGCGCTCACTTTCAGTACTGTAATGCTAATACTGTGAAGATTTTAGTAGCATAAAGGAAGAACACTTAGCGCAACAAGTAGCCTAAAGGAACGGATTGCAAAACCATGCTGAAACCCGCTGGCTCCGTAGTATTATAATTGTTATTGATATCAAAATTTCTTTGAAAGATGAATCTTTCATTTCATAAACAATTGTGATTAAGTTAAAAAGCCTTAAACTACACAACCTCAAAATAAGAATAAGCCCGTAAAGACGCAGCCCGATTACTCATCTGTCGTGTTCTTAAAGAATTGTTAATTTGG contains:
- the b3galt8 gene encoding beta-1,3-galactosyltransferase 2, yielding MVRLSCRMILTVVTSAALLTFFLGFFLKTFWNASPMTSLQPISKDLYKLISPSSYRYVLNQLDKCRERSPFLVLMVPVAPGDRASRDVIRKTWGKKDQITNIEIIRLFFVGLPTGKDSHRVQMDLESEALQHADIIQLDFLDSYHNLTIKTLMMMDWLASNCRRASYAMKVDADTFLNVHCLVGKLLIHNQSSVKQNYITGSVINDGRPRRDRGSRWYISEEAYPATWFPPYVSGAGYVFSVDLAEKILRASKFIPPVPLEDVYVGLCLRILGIKPTYAFSFTSFHNLFEIRHIQYERCAYFRRVLVIGFHPADLLQVWPDFQKAKFTC